A single region of the Solwaraspora sp. WMMD406 genome encodes:
- a CDS encoding DEAD/DEAH box helicase, whose product MDFAALGVPRPLVRALAREGITTPFEIQRATVPDALAGRDVLGRGQTGSGKTLAFGLPVLARMAAGDRARPLHPRALILVPTRELAMQVNDALFPLGRAVGVFIKTAVGGVPYDRQIDSLRRGVEIIVATPGRLGDLIQRGVCNLDDVEVTVLDEADQMADMGFLPDVTELLDKTPADAQRLLFSATLDNDVDALVRRFMTDPVTHSTAPPTATVTTMDHHMLLIPPNDKFAVAASIAARSGRTMMFARTQLGVDRLVDQLAAVGVRAGALHGGKTQRVRTRTLAEFKEGRTNVLVATDVAARGIHVDGVSLVVHVDPPKDPKDYLHRAGRTARAGESGAVATLVLPKQRRSTLAMLEKAGVEPAQTRVRRGDAVLAELTGATEPSGVPIVEEPAPQRQPRPRGDRFRSERADRFRSERPDRFRGESDRYRPGRTGDSAAGPAAGADRASGKRGHADRGTAGGDRSGGERRGGFRHEGSRPPRDDRRGGERRFADRRPSRSF is encoded by the coding sequence CTGGACTTCGCCGCCCTCGGAGTGCCGCGTCCACTGGTCCGGGCACTCGCCCGGGAGGGCATCACCACCCCGTTCGAGATCCAGCGCGCGACCGTACCGGACGCGTTGGCCGGCCGGGACGTGCTCGGCCGGGGCCAGACCGGCTCCGGCAAGACCCTCGCCTTCGGCCTGCCGGTACTCGCTCGGATGGCGGCGGGCGACCGCGCCCGGCCGCTACACCCCCGGGCGCTGATCCTGGTTCCCACCCGCGAGCTCGCCATGCAGGTCAACGACGCGCTGTTCCCGCTCGGACGGGCCGTCGGCGTGTTCATCAAGACAGCGGTCGGCGGGGTGCCCTACGACCGGCAGATCGACTCGTTGCGGCGCGGCGTCGAGATCATCGTGGCGACCCCGGGCCGCCTCGGCGACCTGATCCAACGCGGGGTGTGCAACCTGGACGATGTCGAGGTGACCGTTCTCGACGAGGCGGATCAGATGGCCGACATGGGCTTCCTGCCTGACGTCACCGAACTACTCGACAAGACCCCGGCCGATGCCCAGCGGCTGCTCTTCTCCGCCACGCTGGACAACGACGTCGACGCCCTGGTGCGGCGCTTCATGACCGACCCGGTCACCCATTCCACCGCGCCGCCGACCGCCACGGTCACCACGATGGACCACCACATGCTGCTGATCCCGCCGAACGACAAGTTCGCCGTCGCCGCGTCGATCGCCGCCCGGTCGGGCCGGACCATGATGTTCGCCCGCACCCAGCTGGGTGTGGACCGGCTGGTCGACCAGCTCGCGGCGGTCGGCGTCCGGGCCGGCGCGCTGCACGGCGGCAAGACCCAGCGGGTACGGACCCGGACTCTCGCCGAGTTCAAGGAAGGCCGGACGAACGTGCTGGTGGCCACGGACGTGGCCGCCCGGGGCATCCACGTCGACGGTGTGTCCCTTGTGGTGCACGTCGACCCGCCCAAGGACCCGAAGGACTACCTGCACCGGGCCGGCCGGACCGCCCGTGCCGGCGAGTCCGGTGCGGTGGCCACCCTGGTGTTGCCGAAGCAGCGCCGCAGCACCCTCGCCATGCTGGAGAAGGCCGGCGTGGAGCCGGCGCAGACCCGGGTACGTCGGGGTGACGCGGTGCTGGCCGAACTGACCGGGGCCACCGAGCCCAGTGGCGTGCCGATCGTCGAGGAGCCGGCACCGCAGCGGCAGCCACGCCCACGAGGCGACCGTTTCCGGTCAGAGCGCGCTGACCGTTTCCGGTCAGAGCGTCCGGATCGGTTCCGGGGCGAGTCCGACCGGTACCGTCCGGGGCGGACCGGCGACAGTGCCGCTGGGCCGGCAGCCGGAGCGGACCGCGCCAGCGGGAAGCGCGGCCACGCCGACCGTGGCACCGCTGGCGGCGACCGCAGTGGCGGCGAGCGGCGGGGCGGATTCCGCCACGAGGGAAGCCGTCCACCGCGTGACGACCGGCGTGGCGGAGAGCGGCGTTTCGCCGACCGCCGTCCGAGCCGCAGCTTCTGA
- a CDS encoding C40 family peptidase, which yields MARGNSGKPPRRHPTRASGVLPPRLSPTLWAALLGAVTTIALASPVYAQPVAVPDTGSRPVPAGGLRLPGTGPTAGPSTPSTFVPSVTDGPLVAQIYTGETEVALLGEQLLALQEDEALAAAELTEAEQALREARTALLTAQRDAESAAALALKDAAAMPPGEYGGDLHGLGALSRLQRGLQPEIGADAANRDVSLAAAAEQAAYLAYQEALTRLDSLRTQFGTVEGTYKQRETALLALKARNTEQMVTIERQREAVEQEIGQSIGSDGIASTTAHPRAVAALQFALRQLGKPYLWGAEGPSRYDCSGLMWAAYRSPGADYFSLPRVAKDQYYATRGNTVTRSALLPGDLIFFASGSSWTSIHHVGMYVGDGKMVHAPTTGDVVKVSTVWWSRFYAATRVIREVPAPTVPGTPTPTPTTPVPTPVPTTPTPAPTTPGPKPTTPGPTPTTPGPTPTTPGPTPTTPGPTPTTPAPTTPAPTTPPPPSPLPTPTGPDPTPTTGPGTPDPEATGTGTPTSTPSGTASNTVAATPNGSGSATGSPSAGALED from the coding sequence ATGGCACGAGGCAACAGCGGCAAGCCACCACGACGGCACCCGACCCGAGCCAGTGGCGTCCTGCCACCACGGCTGTCCCCCACCCTCTGGGCCGCGCTGCTCGGCGCGGTCACCACGATCGCCCTCGCCAGCCCGGTCTACGCCCAACCGGTCGCCGTACCCGACACCGGCAGCCGACCGGTCCCCGCCGGCGGCCTGCGACTGCCCGGCACCGGGCCGACGGCCGGGCCGAGCACCCCGTCGACCTTCGTCCCGAGCGTCACCGACGGTCCGCTCGTGGCGCAGATCTACACCGGTGAGACCGAGGTGGCGCTACTCGGCGAGCAGCTCCTGGCGCTGCAGGAAGACGAGGCCCTGGCCGCCGCCGAGCTGACCGAGGCCGAACAGGCGCTGCGCGAGGCCCGGACGGCACTGCTCACCGCGCAGCGCGACGCGGAGAGCGCCGCCGCGCTCGCGCTCAAGGACGCCGCCGCCATGCCACCCGGCGAGTACGGCGGCGACCTGCACGGCCTTGGTGCGCTGTCGCGGTTGCAGCGCGGTCTTCAGCCCGAGATCGGTGCCGACGCCGCGAATCGCGACGTCTCGCTCGCCGCCGCCGCCGAGCAGGCCGCCTACCTCGCCTACCAGGAGGCGTTGACGCGGCTCGACTCGCTGCGCACCCAGTTCGGCACCGTCGAAGGCACCTACAAGCAACGCGAAACCGCTCTGCTCGCGCTCAAGGCGCGAAACACCGAGCAGATGGTCACCATCGAACGCCAACGCGAGGCGGTCGAGCAGGAGATCGGCCAGAGCATCGGGTCGGACGGGATCGCCAGCACCACCGCCCACCCCCGCGCCGTCGCCGCCCTGCAGTTCGCGCTCAGGCAACTCGGCAAGCCCTACCTGTGGGGTGCCGAAGGACCGAGCCGGTACGACTGTTCCGGGCTGATGTGGGCGGCCTACCGGTCGCCTGGCGCCGACTACTTCAGTCTGCCCCGGGTAGCCAAAGACCAGTACTACGCCACCCGTGGCAACACCGTCACCCGCTCCGCGCTGCTCCCCGGTGACCTGATCTTCTTCGCCTCCGGTTCCAGTTGGACCAGCATCCACCACGTCGGCATGTACGTCGGCGACGGCAAGATGGTGCACGCGCCCACGACGGGCGACGTGGTCAAGGTTTCGACCGTCTGGTGGTCCCGGTTCTACGCGGCGACCCGGGTCATCCGGGAGGTGCCGGCCCCGACCGTCCCCGGCACCCCGACTCCCACGCCGACCACCCCCGTCCCCACCCCGGTACCCACGACACCGACGCCGGCACCGACCACGCCAGGGCCGAAGCCCACGACTCCGGGGCCGACCCCCACCACGCCAGGACCGACGCCGACCACGCCAGGACCGACCCCCACCACCCCGGGGCCGACGCCGACGACCCCGGCACCGACGACTCCGGCACCGACGACTCCGCCGCCGCCGTCCCCGCTGCCGACGCCCACCGGCCCCGACCCGACGCCGACCACCGGTCCCGGCACGCCGGATCCGGAAGCGACCGGCACCGGGACACCGACCAGCACCCCGAGCGGTACGGCCTCGAACACGGTCGCGGCCACGCCGAACGGATCCGGGTCGGCGACCGGCAGCCCGAGCGCCGGCGCGCTGGAGGATTGA
- the mqnE gene encoding aminofutalosine synthase MqnE yields MDAGRKRELEEKVYAGERLDYADGVDLYASDDLAWLGRLAHHRRTELNGDRVMFNVNRHLNLTNVCSASCAYCSFQRKPGEKDAYTMRIEEAVRKAKEMEDEQLTELHIVNGLHPTLPWRYYPKVLRELKAALPNVKLKAFTATEVQWFEKISGLPADEILDELMDAGLESLTGGGAEIFDWEVRQHIVDHACHWEDWSRIHRLAHSKGLRTPSTMLYGHIEEPRHRVDHVLRLRELQDETGGFTVFIPLRYQHDFVDSADGKIRNRIQERTTMAAPAESLKTFAVSRLLFDNVPHVKCFWVMHGLSVAQLSLNFGVDDLDGSVVEYKITHDADAYGTPNTMHRDDLLHLIWDAGFQPVERDTRYQVVREYDRPPTLAERRAEPQQIWA; encoded by the coding sequence GTGGACGCTGGTCGCAAGCGTGAGCTCGAAGAGAAGGTGTACGCGGGGGAGCGGCTCGACTACGCCGACGGGGTGGACCTCTACGCCAGCGACGACCTGGCCTGGCTGGGCCGGCTCGCGCACCACCGGCGTACCGAACTCAACGGCGACCGGGTGATGTTCAACGTCAACCGGCACCTCAACCTGACCAACGTCTGCAGCGCCTCCTGCGCGTACTGCTCGTTCCAGCGCAAGCCGGGCGAGAAGGACGCCTACACGATGCGGATCGAAGAAGCCGTCCGCAAGGCCAAGGAGATGGAGGACGAGCAGCTCACCGAGCTGCACATCGTCAACGGCCTGCACCCCACCCTGCCCTGGCGCTACTACCCCAAGGTGCTGCGCGAGCTCAAGGCCGCCCTGCCGAACGTCAAGCTCAAGGCGTTCACCGCCACCGAGGTGCAGTGGTTCGAGAAGATCAGCGGCCTGCCGGCCGACGAGATCCTCGACGAGCTGATGGACGCCGGCCTGGAGTCGCTGACCGGCGGCGGCGCGGAGATCTTCGACTGGGAGGTCCGCCAGCACATCGTCGACCACGCCTGCCACTGGGAGGACTGGTCGCGAATTCACCGGCTCGCCCACAGCAAGGGGCTGCGGACCCCGTCGACGATGCTCTACGGCCACATCGAGGAACCCCGCCACCGGGTCGACCACGTGCTGCGGCTGCGCGAACTGCAGGACGAGACCGGCGGCTTCACCGTCTTCATCCCGCTGCGTTACCAGCACGACTTCGTCGACTCGGCGGACGGCAAGATCCGTAACCGGATCCAGGAGCGGACCACGATGGCCGCCCCGGCCGAGTCGCTGAAGACGTTCGCGGTGTCCCGGCTGCTGTTCGACAACGTGCCGCACGTCAAGTGTTTCTGGGTGATGCACGGGCTGTCGGTGGCGCAGCTGTCGCTCAACTTCGGCGTCGACGACCTGGACGGCTCGGTCGTCGAGTACAAGATCACCCACGACGCCGACGCGTACGGCACGCCGAACACCATGCACCGCGACGACCTGCTGCACCTGATCTGGGACGCTGGCTTCCAGCCGGTCGAACGGGACACCCGCTACCAGGTGGTACGGGAGTACGACCGGCCGCCGACGCTGGCGGAGCGCCGCGCCGAGCCACAGCAGATCTGGGCCTGA
- a CDS encoding cation:proton antiporter, translating into MRSLHLGYTLVGVLAVLLAFWSSAIRRAPVSEPLLALLLGVLAGPVLGLIDLTDQRMAGLTLETTRILLAISLMAVALRFSATAYRTVLRPIGVLLVAGMAGMALIGAGLAWSVLGLPAALAVLLGACLTPTDPVLASSVVSGQPAEQSLPARLRQVISGESGANDGLAFLFVVLALIAAVPRPAGEQLFEAAWGVVGAVLVGLTVGYVAGRAVRAAEAREQVDKGSLLIFAAVLGVAALGIARMAGTDAVLAVFVTGLAYNRMIGQESRASEQRLDDALTRYLVLPVFFLLGLELPWRQWLELGWPAAAFAVAVLLLRRLPVVVVALRPALGMSWRDAVFLGWFGPIGVSALFYLTYSHREGAVDPRLWAAGTLVVALSTVVHGTTATVGRRWYAAR; encoded by the coding sequence ATGCGCTCGCTGCATCTGGGCTACACGCTGGTCGGTGTCCTCGCCGTACTGCTCGCCTTCTGGTCGAGCGCGATCCGGCGGGCACCGGTGAGCGAGCCGCTGCTGGCGCTGCTGCTGGGCGTCCTGGCCGGTCCGGTCCTCGGGTTGATCGACCTGACCGACCAGCGGATGGCCGGGCTGACGTTGGAGACCACCCGGATCCTGTTGGCGATCTCGTTGATGGCGGTCGCGCTGCGCTTCTCCGCCACGGCGTACCGGACGGTCCTTCGTCCGATAGGTGTCTTGCTGGTGGCCGGTATGGCAGGCATGGCGCTGATCGGCGCCGGGCTGGCGTGGTCGGTGCTCGGACTCCCGGCCGCCCTGGCGGTGCTGCTCGGGGCCTGTCTGACTCCCACCGATCCGGTGCTGGCGTCGAGCGTGGTATCTGGACAGCCGGCCGAGCAGAGCCTGCCGGCCCGGCTACGACAGGTGATCAGCGGAGAGTCGGGTGCGAACGACGGGCTCGCGTTCCTCTTCGTCGTGTTGGCGTTGATCGCCGCGGTGCCCCGTCCGGCGGGCGAGCAGCTGTTCGAGGCGGCCTGGGGGGTGGTTGGCGCGGTGCTGGTCGGCCTCACCGTGGGCTACGTCGCGGGACGGGCGGTACGGGCCGCCGAGGCACGTGAGCAGGTCGACAAAGGTTCGTTGTTGATCTTCGCCGCCGTACTCGGGGTCGCCGCGTTGGGCATCGCGCGGATGGCCGGTACCGACGCTGTTCTCGCCGTGTTCGTCACCGGTCTGGCATACAACCGCATGATCGGCCAGGAGTCCCGGGCGTCCGAGCAACGGCTCGACGACGCGCTCACCCGGTATCTGGTGTTGCCAGTGTTCTTCCTACTGGGCTTGGAGCTGCCCTGGCGGCAGTGGCTGGAACTCGGGTGGCCGGCCGCCGCCTTCGCGGTGGCCGTGCTGCTGCTGCGCCGGCTGCCGGTGGTGGTGGTGGCGCTGCGGCCCGCTCTCGGCATGTCGTGGCGGGACGCGGTGTTCCTCGGGTGGTTCGGTCCGATCGGCGTCTCCGCGTTGTTCTACCTGACGTACAGCCATCGGGAGGGGGCGGTCGATCCACGGTTGTGGGCGGCCGGCACGCTGGTGGTCGCGCTCAGCACCGTGGTGCACGGAACGACCGCGACGGTCGGCCGCCGCTGGTACGCGGCGCGGTGA
- a CDS encoding DUF4229 domain-containing protein has product MSPAVKYTLGRIGLFAVVVLALWPIDMNIFLKLMIAVIFSAALSFFLMRGWRDEMAQQIAESAERRRAEKDRLRSALAGDDEPDTANRSDGTPDDGTRR; this is encoded by the coding sequence ATGAGTCCTGCGGTCAAGTACACGCTCGGTCGGATCGGACTGTTCGCCGTCGTCGTCCTGGCACTCTGGCCGATCGACATGAACATTTTTCTGAAACTGATGATCGCGGTGATTTTCTCGGCCGCGTTGTCGTTCTTTCTGATGCGTGGCTGGCGGGACGAGATGGCGCAGCAGATCGCCGAGTCGGCCGAGCGCCGCCGGGCCGAGAAGGATCGCCTGCGGTCCGCGCTGGCCGGCGACGACGAGCCCGACACCGCCAACCGATCCGACGGTACGCCGGACGACGGCACCCGCCGCTGA
- the csb2 gene encoding type I-U CRISPR-associated protein Csb2 — MDTSAEPYPEMLVWAIRKPIVPIAGGNLLVVTDGLRRAVRSRVGAVCKRRGVPVPTQVTGHGADGRPHLAFLPMLDVGHRRADGHLLGVAVAIPADLPTEDQKLISYGLLNDDGPIDTLRLGANGLLSLAHQTDPRPSSGLDPQRWRAPAPGARRWITVTPVMLDRRPHARHTVAAVDRLAESFVAAGYPRPRSASLLDRSTVPGAVRGPHSGTIPDSRQHRPFTHCRVEFPTPVRGPVIAGRLRHLGCGMLVPDPTDLPARPPQ; from the coding sequence ATGGACACATCTGCCGAACCGTATCCAGAGATGTTGGTCTGGGCGATCCGTAAACCCATCGTGCCGATCGCCGGCGGCAACTTGCTCGTCGTCACCGACGGGCTACGTCGAGCCGTGCGCAGCCGGGTCGGCGCGGTCTGCAAACGCCGTGGCGTGCCGGTGCCGACCCAGGTCACCGGGCACGGCGCCGACGGCCGGCCGCACCTGGCGTTCCTGCCGATGCTCGACGTCGGTCACCGGCGCGCCGACGGCCACCTGCTCGGCGTCGCCGTGGCGATCCCCGCCGACCTGCCGACCGAGGATCAAAAGCTCATCTCGTACGGCCTGCTCAACGACGACGGTCCGATCGACACGCTGCGGCTCGGGGCCAACGGCCTGCTGTCGCTGGCGCATCAGACCGATCCGCGACCGTCGTCCGGACTCGATCCACAGCGGTGGCGCGCACCGGCCCCGGGCGCCCGACGCTGGATCACGGTGACCCCGGTGATGCTCGACCGCCGCCCGCACGCCCGGCACACCGTCGCCGCCGTCGACCGTCTGGCCGAGTCATTCGTGGCGGCCGGCTACCCCCGGCCGCGTTCGGCGAGTCTCCTGGACCGCTCGACCGTGCCGGGCGCGGTCCGAGGCCCGCACTCGGGTACGATCCCCGACAGCCGGCAGCACCGGCCCTTCACCCACTGCCGAGTCGAGTTCCCCACCCCGGTACGCGGACCGGTGATCGCCGGTCGGCTACGTCACCTCGGCTGCGGGATGCTCGTCCCGGATCCCACCGACCTCCCGGCACGGCCTCCACAGTAG
- a CDS encoding choice-of-anchor D domain-containing protein — protein sequence MRIRRAVTVGTVALLVATVALHPAQALAQPSAPAAPYTALTINGAAGNYPASTGTRVYDRGNATLSLSQYGTGFILNASSPDGARWSTRIQPPTGGELIAGTRYSARRLSDATHAALDVYGEGRGCNMVSGWFDVKEFARDAETGVPTVAAVTYWAGCENNPVPMQGEVRFNSTVGYGATALDARSLDFGQRYVGRDRQIRTLTVTSAGSLPVTLADLTIEGPQPPHFEIAATTCDGVSLAYGDSCEIDVEMSPRARGQLSGRLTFAEADAPDARREIVLFGTAVISADGTYNPVGPQRLLDTRSGLGAPRAAAVVDEQVLGLTVGGRAGVPASGVSAVVLNVTVTGPTAPGHLTLYPSGSAAPTSSNLNFVAGRTIANSVTVPVGPDGTVSILHRGGSTHIIADITGYYIGTDAVPSGGTLGDEFYMTHNERILDTRDAYFGGPLRGGWYAYIPVDYGDDTNDRISALAVNVTAVKPVGSGHLTSWDGVQDPPTASTLNFTPGRTVPNMAIVPVAPCPDDLGCAGLPTIWIHNGSADPTHILVDIFGLYMDTDLADGTRFRPVDPTRIVDTRTGLGAPTALGPTSTATIATPTSVITDDTEAVSMNITAVRPTANTHVSVWPAYFGTEPPSVSTLNPYQGETVPNAAITGIFNDGDFNIYNHAGTTHVVVDIAGTFEYVYDDTEFSDASARGAGARSRVGTGGDTGIPTPPLRSTSSRAYPTPPR from the coding sequence ATGCGCATCAGGCGTGCCGTCACCGTCGGCACAGTCGCTCTGCTCGTCGCTACCGTCGCCCTGCATCCCGCCCAGGCCTTGGCGCAGCCGAGCGCACCGGCCGCGCCGTACACCGCGTTGACGATCAACGGAGCCGCCGGGAACTATCCGGCGTCAACCGGCACCCGGGTGTACGACCGCGGCAACGCCACCCTGAGCCTCAGCCAGTACGGCACCGGTTTCATCCTCAACGCGTCAAGTCCCGACGGCGCGCGGTGGAGTACCCGAATCCAGCCGCCGACCGGCGGGGAATTGATCGCCGGCACCCGCTACTCGGCCCGTCGCCTCTCGGACGCCACGCACGCCGCCTTGGACGTCTACGGTGAAGGGCGGGGCTGCAACATGGTCTCCGGCTGGTTCGACGTCAAGGAGTTCGCCCGCGACGCCGAGACGGGTGTCCCGACCGTAGCCGCCGTCACCTACTGGGCCGGCTGCGAGAACAATCCGGTGCCGATGCAAGGCGAGGTGCGGTTCAACTCGACCGTGGGATACGGGGCGACCGCGCTCGACGCCCGGTCGCTCGACTTCGGTCAGCGCTACGTCGGACGCGACCGGCAGATCCGTACGCTCACCGTGACCTCGGCCGGTTCGCTTCCCGTCACCCTGGCCGACTTGACGATCGAAGGGCCACAACCGCCGCACTTCGAGATCGCGGCCACCACCTGCGACGGGGTCAGCCTCGCCTACGGTGACAGCTGCGAGATCGACGTCGAGATGAGCCCGCGAGCCCGGGGCCAGCTGAGCGGACGACTGACGTTCGCCGAAGCCGACGCCCCGGACGCCCGCCGGGAGATCGTCCTGTTCGGCACCGCCGTGATCAGCGCGGATGGCACGTACAACCCGGTCGGCCCGCAGCGGCTGCTCGACACCCGCAGCGGGCTCGGCGCGCCGAGGGCCGCCGCCGTCGTCGACGAGCAGGTCCTCGGTCTGACGGTGGGCGGGCGAGCCGGCGTACCGGCCAGCGGCGTGTCCGCCGTCGTCCTCAACGTCACCGTCACCGGCCCGACCGCACCCGGACACCTGACGCTCTACCCCTCAGGTAGTGCCGCGCCGACCTCGTCCAACCTCAACTTCGTCGCCGGTCGGACCATCGCCAACTCGGTGACCGTACCCGTCGGCCCGGACGGCACGGTGTCGATCCTGCACCGGGGCGGCAGCACCCACATCATCGCCGACATCACCGGCTACTACATCGGCACCGACGCCGTACCATCCGGCGGTACGCTCGGCGACGAGTTCTACATGACCCACAACGAACGCATCCTGGACACCCGCGACGCCTACTTCGGCGGCCCGCTGCGTGGTGGCTGGTACGCCTACATCCCCGTCGACTACGGAGACGATACGAACGACAGGATCTCGGCGCTCGCGGTCAACGTCACCGCCGTCAAGCCCGTCGGCAGCGGCCACCTGACCAGCTGGGACGGCGTCCAGGACCCGCCGACGGCGTCGACGCTCAACTTCACGCCCGGCCGGACCGTGCCGAACATGGCCATCGTGCCCGTCGCGCCCTGCCCGGACGATCTCGGCTGCGCCGGACTGCCGACGATCTGGATCCACAACGGATCCGCCGATCCCACCCACATCCTGGTGGACATCTTCGGCCTCTACATGGACACGGATCTCGCCGACGGGACCCGGTTCCGGCCCGTCGACCCGACCCGGATCGTCGACACCCGTACCGGGCTCGGCGCGCCGACCGCCCTCGGGCCGACCAGCACCGCCACCATCGCCACCCCGACGTCGGTCATCACCGACGACACCGAAGCCGTGTCGATGAACATCACCGCGGTCCGGCCGACCGCCAACACCCACGTCAGCGTCTGGCCCGCCTACTTCGGCACCGAGCCGCCGAGCGTCAGCACCCTCAACCCCTACCAGGGCGAGACGGTCCCCAACGCCGCCATCACCGGGATCTTCAACGACGGCGACTTCAACATCTACAACCACGCCGGCACCACCCACGTGGTCGTCGACATCGCCGGCACCTTCGAGTACGTCTACGACGACACCGAGTTCTCCGACGCCTCGGCACGCGGAGCAGGTGCCAGATCCCGGGTCGGCACCGGCGGCGACACCGGAATCCCGACGCCACCGCTACGGTCGACGAGCAGCAGGGCGTACCCCACCCCGCCCCGCTGA